A region from the Caldicellulosiruptor naganoensis genome encodes:
- a CDS encoding nicotinate phosphoribosyltransferase yields MRINRLEDVEKLKTDKDRLFFSAQHDEIKMGLTTDIYFIKTLEVLRYLKREDAVVKAEIFARRDGVFCGLPEVLNLLKDIDCKVYSLEEGESFSAKEVVMRIEGKYTEFGIFETPILGILASSSAWATAARECKQAAGDKPILCFGARHIHPSVAPVMERAAKVGGADGVSCILAAKILGISPSGTIPHAAILIAGSTEDVAVAYDKVIPEDSPRIILVDTFKDEAQEALDVARILKERLQGIRLDTPGERGGVTPELVYEVRRRLDLEGFSHVKIFVSGGLYPEKIKILSEAGADAFGVGSYISGAPPIDMTMDIKEVDGKPIAKRGRIPGITENKRLKRVK; encoded by the coding sequence ATGAGAATTAACAGACTTGAAGATGTTGAAAAGCTCAAAACAGATAAGGACAGACTTTTTTTCTCTGCACAGCATGATGAAATAAAGATGGGATTAACTACTGACATTTATTTTATAAAAACACTGGAAGTATTAAGGTATCTCAAAAGAGAAGATGCAGTTGTGAAGGCTGAGATTTTTGCAAGGAGAGATGGGGTTTTTTGTGGCCTGCCCGAGGTTTTAAATCTTTTAAAAGATATAGATTGTAAAGTGTACTCCTTAGAGGAAGGAGAAAGTTTTTCAGCAAAAGAAGTTGTGATGAGAATAGAGGGCAAGTACACAGAGTTTGGTATATTTGAAACACCAATTCTTGGCATTCTTGCAAGCTCATCTGCGTGGGCAACAGCTGCACGTGAATGCAAGCAGGCAGCAGGTGACAAGCCAATTTTGTGTTTTGGTGCGCGCCACATCCATCCTTCAGTTGCGCCTGTAATGGAAAGGGCAGCAAAAGTGGGTGGCGCTGATGGGGTAAGCTGCATATTGGCAGCCAAAATATTGGGAATTTCCCCATCGGGAACAATTCCACATGCTGCAATACTGATTGCCGGGTCAACAGAAGATGTTGCAGTAGCCTATGATAAGGTGATTCCAGAAGACTCACCTCGCATCATACTTGTTGACACCTTTAAGGACGAAGCACAAGAGGCACTGGATGTTGCAAGGATATTGAAAGAAAGGCTACAAGGCATCAGGCTTGACACACCGGGTGAAAGAGGTGGGGTTACCCCCGAGCTTGTGTATGAGGTGAGAAGAAGGCTTGATTTGGAAGGTTTTTCACATGTGAAAATATTTGTCTCAGGCGGACTTTATCCTGAAAAGATAAAGATTTTATCTGAAGCAGGGGCTGATGCTTTTGGCGTTGGAAGCTATATTTCTGGTGCACCTCCAATTGACATGACGATGGATATAAAAGAAGTTGACGGAAAGCCTATTGCAAAAAGGGGAAGAATTCCTGGGATTACAGAAAATAAGAGGCTAAAGAGGGTAAAGTGA
- a CDS encoding energy-coupling factor ABC transporter permease has protein sequence MNLHIPDGYLSPQTCATFYAVSAAAVGYAFNKFRKQADEKTYIQLSVASAFTFIVMMFNFPVVGGSSAHITGIPLITFLFGPMASTVASSVVLIIQALLFRDGGILALGTNIFNMAVAIPLTAVLISKLLEKLGLKNEKVRIFISSYFAMNIAALLTAIELGLQPLLFTKAGKPLYFMYDLKTTIPAMMIPHLLVVAVVEAAMTVLLYSPLKNFVAINAEERRGVVS, from the coding sequence TTGAATTTGCATATTCCAGATGGTTATTTAAGTCCTCAGACGTGTGCAACATTTTATGCGGTATCAGCAGCTGCAGTAGGTTATGCTTTTAACAAATTTAGAAAACAGGCAGATGAAAAGACCTACATTCAGTTATCTGTTGCATCAGCTTTTACATTTATAGTCATGATGTTTAACTTTCCTGTTGTCGGTGGAAGCTCTGCTCACATAACCGGAATACCGCTTATAACATTTTTGTTTGGACCAATGGCTTCAACAGTTGCCTCAAGTGTTGTTTTGATTATTCAAGCACTACTTTTTAGAGACGGTGGAATTTTGGCGCTTGGGACAAATATATTTAACATGGCAGTGGCAATACCTTTAACTGCGGTTCTTATAAGCAAACTTTTGGAAAAATTAGGTCTTAAAAACGAAAAGGTTCGAATATTTATATCGTCTTATTTCGCAATGAACATTGCAGCGCTTTTGACAGCCATTGAGCTTGGCCTTCAACCACTTTTATTTACAAAAGCAGGAAAGCCTTTGTATTTCATGTATGATTTAAAGACCACCATTCCTGCAATGATGATACCACACCTTTTGGTTGTAGCAGTGGTTGAGGCGGCAATGACAGTCCTGCTCTATTCACCTTTAAAAAATTTTGTTGCAATTAATGCTGAAGAAAGAAGGGGTGTAGTAAGTTAA
- a CDS encoding CbiQ family ECF transporter T component, translated as MLPEFLKSEDTFAIDVEKESYVQKSISEYLKLSQWFFKTNKSAFSKIDEWAKLIFLIWFSFLVATSQSLYFIALSFALIIIIALISKADLKALLISSWGFVPLLTFVIGIPYAVLTKNFIPTVLQSLKVGIIIMIGEVIIYNSKIDRLFKPFSFFKGFREFTWFVELTLRNIFILITTITQILFAKKTRTVGKTANKIVFVGQMLKVIMVKSMYVSENTLIAMKTRGYSSKNKSVSTTYKFKMGIGEILTLLMASILAILERILI; from the coding sequence GTGTTACCAGAGTTTTTAAAGAGCGAAGATACCTTTGCAATAGATGTTGAAAAAGAAAGCTATGTACAAAAATCCATTTCTGAGTATTTAAAGCTTTCGCAGTGGTTCTTTAAAACAAATAAAAGTGCTTTTTCAAAAATTGATGAATGGGCAAAACTTATATTTTTGATTTGGTTTAGTTTTTTAGTTGCTACATCACAAAGTTTATATTTTATAGCATTGTCATTTGCACTAATTATTATTATTGCTCTTATTTCAAAAGCAGATTTAAAAGCATTGTTAATTTCTTCGTGGGGTTTTGTACCGCTTTTGACGTTTGTAATAGGTATTCCTTACGCGGTGTTGACTAAAAATTTCATTCCCACCGTCTTACAGAGCTTAAAAGTGGGTATTATAATTATGATAGGTGAGGTTATAATCTACAACTCAAAAATCGATAGGCTTTTTAAGCCTTTTTCTTTTTTTAAGGGATTTAGAGAATTTACATGGTTTGTGGAACTTACCTTGAGAAATATTTTTATTCTCATTACAACAATCACCCAGATTCTATTTGCAAAAAAGACAAGGACAGTAGGTAAGACTGCCAACAAGATAGTGTTTGTAGGACAAATGCTCAAGGTTATAATGGTAAAGAGTATGTATGTCTCAGAAAATACACTTATTGCAATGAAAACACGAGGATATAGTTCTAAAAATAAAAGTGTTTCTACAACATATAAATTCAAAATGGGAATAGGTGAAATTCTCACGCTTTTAATGGCATCAATATTAGCAATTTTGGAGAGGATATTGATATGA
- a CDS encoding energy-coupling factor ABC transporter ATP-binding protein, with protein sequence MNVYSAKNLTYKINNKIILDNLNFEIKKGKSYALIGCNGSGKTTLMKILAGVELNFEGELYFFDKKLDKSTFERLFEEGFYRKVGYMFQDTDLQLFNLNVFDEIAFGPRQYIADEKEIEKRVFEIAKLFGIENLLQSDILVLSGGEKKKVALASILVNNPDILILDEPTNDLDPKSIRFIAKVLSELKNAGKTIILSTHHFDVLLLLADFTIVMSSDHKILKIGKTEEILKDKDLLVEANVIDEEFEIFKKFF encoded by the coding sequence ATGAACGTTTATTCGGCAAAGAATTTGACCTATAAAATTAACAATAAAATTATTCTTGATAACCTAAATTTTGAAATAAAAAAAGGAAAGTCATACGCACTCATTGGCTGCAACGGCAGTGGCAAGACCACGCTTATGAAAATACTTGCGGGGGTAGAACTTAACTTTGAAGGGGAGCTTTATTTTTTTGACAAAAAGCTTGACAAATCAACTTTTGAAAGGTTATTTGAAGAAGGGTTTTATAGGAAAGTAGGATATATGTTTCAAGATACTGACCTACAACTTTTTAATCTCAATGTGTTTGACGAGATTGCCTTTGGACCAAGGCAGTACATAGCCGATGAGAAGGAAATAGAAAAAAGGGTTTTTGAGATCGCAAAACTTTTTGGGATTGAGAATTTATTACAAAGTGATATACTTGTTTTAAGCGGTGGTGAAAAGAAAAAGGTAGCACTTGCATCAATCCTTGTAAACAATCCTGATATTCTTATTTTAGATGAGCCAACAAACGATCTTGATCCCAAAAGTATAAGATTCATTGCAAAAGTTTTGAGCGAGCTGAAAAATGCGGGAAAGACAATTATTCTCTCAACTCATCATTTTGACGTGCTTTTGCTGCTTGCTGATTTTACAATTGTTATGTCTTCTGACCACAAGATTTTAAAAATTGGCAAGACAGAGGAAATATTGAAAGACAAAGATCTTTTAGTAGAAGCAAACGTGATAGATGAGGAATTTGAAATTTTTAAAAAATTTTTTTAA
- a CDS encoding prephenate dehydrogenase produces MRRKILIVGLGLIGGSLAKVFNRCGFEIHAFDINHKSVEIAIKDGIVKEKIEDLEDVEDEYAFSFICVPVLESIEILEKLSSKIKKGIITDVGSTKAQICRFALQKGISNFIGGHPMAGTEKIGYENSFDTLFKGAYYFITPIDINSKNEVEKLKELITSIGCRVEEIDYNLHDAVTGVISHLPHIVSAGLVNMLNENSIFCKFAGGGFKDITRISSSSPKMWADISFSNKEVLLKLINKYIELLTNFKSNLESNSYSDVYSYFERAKSIRDKIVSDEIK; encoded by the coding sequence ATGAGAAGAAAGATTCTAATTGTTGGACTTGGCTTGATTGGTGGTTCACTTGCCAAAGTATTTAACAGGTGTGGATTTGAAATCCATGCATTTGATATAAACCACAAGTCAGTTGAAATAGCAATAAAAGATGGAATCGTGAAAGAAAAAATAGAAGACTTAGAGGATGTTGAAGACGAGTATGCCTTTAGCTTCATATGCGTGCCTGTATTAGAAAGTATTGAAATTTTGGAAAAGTTATCGTCAAAGATAAAAAAAGGAATTATTACAGATGTTGGTAGTACAAAAGCTCAAATATGCAGATTTGCATTGCAAAAAGGAATTTCAAACTTCATTGGTGGTCATCCAATGGCTGGTACAGAAAAGATAGGCTATGAAAATTCCTTTGATACTCTTTTTAAAGGAGCATACTATTTTATAACACCGATTGATATAAATTCTAAAAATGAAGTTGAAAAACTAAAAGAACTTATAACCTCGATTGGATGCAGGGTTGAGGAAATTGATTACAATCTTCATGATGCTGTAACAGGCGTAATTTCCCATCTTCCTCATATTGTATCTGCTGGGCTTGTGAATATGTTAAACGAAAATAGTATCTTTTGCAAGTTTGCTGGAGGGGGTTTTAAGGACATTACTCGCATCTCCTCCTCCAGCCCCAAGATGTGGGCAGATATATCATTCTCAAACAAAGAGGTTTTGCTTAAACTTATAAACAAATACATTGAGCTTTTGACAAATTTTAAATCAAATCTTGAATCCAATAGCTACAGCGATGTTTATTCATATTTTGAAAGAGCAAAATCAATAAGAGATAAGATTGTGAGTGATGAAATAAAATGA
- the hisC gene encoding histidinol-phosphate transaminase, producing MFREVINTISPYIPGKPISEVKRELGLEKVIKLASNENPLGPSENVKKAIKESLDHLSFYPDGNCTELKLKLSKKLNVKPTQIMLGAGSDEITQLIASIFINPGDNSIMARPSFPRYETVTKVMGGIPIEIPLKNHTHDLEEFSKHINERTRVIWICNPNNPTGTIVKKDELYSFIKSVPSNIAVVVDQAYKEYIEDPEYPDATQWLDEFKNLIVLQTFSKIYGLASLRIGYAISSEEIIEKLNRVRPPFNVNHVAQIAAIAALDDQEHIKKAKELNKKSLEFFYKSFEEMNLPYIKSYGNFVMVDVKKDAVEVFKKLLLKGIIVRPGDIFDMPTYLRVTTGLESDNMEFIKALREIL from the coding sequence TTGTTCAGAGAGGTGATAAATACTATTTCGCCATATATCCCTGGAAAACCAATTTCTGAAGTAAAGAGAGAACTGGGACTTGAAAAGGTGATTAAGCTTGCCTCAAATGAAAATCCCTTAGGACCTTCTGAAAATGTTAAAAAAGCAATAAAAGAAAGTTTGGACCACTTAAGTTTCTATCCTGATGGAAACTGTACAGAGCTAAAGTTAAAACTTTCAAAAAAGTTAAATGTAAAGCCTACGCAAATAATGCTCGGTGCTGGTTCTGACGAAATTACTCAGCTTATAGCCAGCATATTTATTAATCCCGGCGATAACTCAATAATGGCAAGACCTTCTTTTCCAAGATACGAAACTGTGACCAAAGTGATGGGCGGTATTCCCATTGAGATTCCTCTAAAAAACCATACTCATGACCTTGAAGAATTCTCCAAACATATAAACGAAAGAACAAGAGTAATATGGATTTGCAACCCCAACAATCCAACAGGTACAATTGTCAAAAAAGATGAGCTCTACAGCTTCATCAAATCTGTACCATCAAACATCGCAGTTGTTGTTGACCAAGCATACAAAGAGTACATCGAAGATCCAGAATATCCAGATGCTACTCAGTGGCTTGATGAATTTAAAAACTTGATTGTGCTTCAGACATTCTCAAAGATTTACGGTCTTGCATCACTTAGAATTGGTTATGCTATATCTTCAGAAGAAATAATTGAAAAGCTAAACAGGGTAAGACCACCTTTTAATGTAAACCATGTAGCGCAGATTGCTGCAATTGCTGCACTTGACGACCAAGAACATATAAAGAAGGCAAAAGAGCTTAATAAAAAGTCTCTTGAATTTTTCTATAAAAGTTTTGAGGAAATGAATCTTCCATATATTAAGTCTTACGGTAACTTTGTAATGGTAGACGTAAAAAAGGATGCAGTTGAGGTTTTTAAAAAGCTCTTGTTAAAAGGAATCATTGTAAGGCCGGGAGATATTTTTGATATGCCAACATATCTTAGAGTAACAACAGGATTGGAGAGTGATAACATGGAATTTATAAAGGCGTTGAGAGAAATTCTGTAA
- a CDS encoding PDGLE domain-containing protein codes for MKQKNYKSNIRRIFLVLLVLAFLTPIGLLTQNPTFGEWSQEEIKKMLGFVPEGIKKYADIYKFDLFDGYTVKFIKNDYIGYILSAIIGIVVIFALFYILKFVMAERK; via the coding sequence ATGAAACAAAAGAATTATAAAAGCAATATAAGAAGAATTTTTTTGGTCCTCTTAGTGCTTGCTTTTCTGACTCCTATTGGGCTTTTGACTCAAAACCCTACTTTTGGAGAGTGGAGTCAAGAAGAGATAAAAAAGATGCTTGGGTTTGTGCCAGAAGGAATAAAAAAGTATGCTGATATATACAAATTTGATTTGTTTGACGGTTACACAGTAAAGTTTATTAAAAATGATTATATAGGATATATCTTGTCCGCAATAATTGGAATTGTAGTTATATTTGCACTATTTTATATCTTGAAATTCGTAATGGCTGAAAGGAAGTAG
- a CDS encoding DUF6079 family protein gives MRYKDVINFEPIETLIQLVDANEKEKAKTLVKTFVISDSMAEVLCDIVIPQLQFEEFNDNKGIFVVGNYGTGKSHLMAVISAIAEDKDLLDYVNNEKFKKAAEKIAGKFEVVRVEIGSVTTSLRDIILKRDIENDLKRRGIDYTFPSMNEISNNKDSIIEMMAKFEEKYPEKGYLIVIDELLDFLRTRKEHELRLDLGFLRELGEVCKNTRVRIIAGVQESLFDSSSFSHVSDKIMQVKDRFENIIIKKEDIAYVVSQRLLKKNDTQKALIREHLKKFSNLYKNMGDRLEEFVELYPIHPSYIDVFQKVLIAEQREILKTISRTISKLLDEEIPEDDTGIISYDSYWDFIKEMPAARANPDVRQVIDASSVLENIINNSFPKRIYKSYAIKIIKALSVYRLATGDIHVPLGLTIENIKDDLCFYIPDLPEKEEDFLITTIESIIKEILKTVDNKFISYNKENNQYYLDVAKVGIDYMAKIEEKAEIIDDDVVNRHFYNIILRLLNWEEKAATPYVKGHRIWEYDLIWEDKNIERHGYLFLGTPNERPTAQPPRDFYIYFTRLYEFNDWEDNKRDDEVFFSFALNDDTLITKLKMYAAAHELSEGVDTSSRNSYLKWATKFEKEILEIINNNKNTCFNVTYKGETKSMFEILQGRVHSNKTIKELVDKAASICLSQHFSKLYPQYPKFSITITRNNLSELTKQVLNYIAGKKTDTAAKILDAFGLIENERISTKKSIYAKYFADLVAKLPPGKVINRNEIFEKWYSEEEVDKNFKFEPNFVVMILAALIYTGDIVLIGEQGKEYNAGNLDELASTNLVNLINFKYITRPKEIPIKVLERLFELLDLPPGQIKNSSQMEQGIANMQSKLENLIKNTIQISERVTNNILIWDREVFTESEKRKFREDLSNFKNFLDSLKRYNTIARLKTFNFSKDEIEEKFKALKVVEKVKKALDFKEQVDDVVNYLKNAELVTDSNEIKKMIQDLKDELNNILQDIDKLDDFTIKDFKNKLETVKKAYIQAYFEKHKKRRLDINGDEKKKKILSSKEFSNLRRLKSIKDIFSIQKFEEIEKKLSSIKTCFSLIEEDLKKQPVCPHCGFKPNNEEGMSASMLLEKVEDDIYTMVNETKDKILKALEDKVVSENIKLLKEQERKEIEKFLEKREFDEDISPYFITAINNLMEGFDKIEFDVNQLKDYISKKGPMTVDEFKDTMEKFIETMIKGKTKDKIRIIVN, from the coding sequence TTGAGGTATAAAGATGTAATAAATTTTGAGCCAATTGAAACCTTGATTCAACTTGTAGATGCTAATGAAAAGGAAAAGGCGAAAACTTTAGTTAAAACTTTTGTTATATCTGATTCAATGGCTGAGGTTTTGTGTGATATTGTCATTCCTCAGCTTCAATTTGAGGAATTTAATGATAATAAAGGAATATTTGTTGTTGGCAACTATGGGACAGGTAAGTCGCATTTGATGGCAGTTATATCGGCTATTGCCGAAGATAAGGATTTATTAGATTATGTAAATAATGAAAAATTTAAGAAAGCAGCAGAAAAAATAGCTGGAAAGTTTGAAGTAGTAAGAGTAGAAATTGGCTCTGTTACAACAAGTTTGAGAGATATTATTTTAAAAAGAGACATTGAAAACGATTTGAAAAGAAGAGGGATTGATTATACATTTCCATCAATGAATGAAATTTCTAATAACAAGGATTCAATTATTGAAATGATGGCAAAGTTTGAGGAAAAGTATCCTGAAAAAGGATACTTAATTGTTATTGATGAATTGCTTGATTTTCTGAGAACGAGAAAAGAGCACGAACTGAGGCTCGATTTGGGATTTTTGAGGGAATTGGGTGAAGTATGTAAAAACACACGTGTTAGAATAATCGCAGGTGTTCAGGAATCATTGTTTGACAGTTCAAGTTTTTCTCATGTTTCAGATAAAATAATGCAGGTGAAAGACAGATTTGAGAATATAATTATCAAAAAAGAAGATATTGCATATGTTGTATCTCAAAGACTGCTCAAAAAAAATGATACTCAGAAAGCTCTTATTCGAGAACATCTAAAAAAATTTAGTAATCTGTATAAGAACATGGGTGATAGGCTTGAAGAATTTGTAGAACTTTATCCAATACATCCTTCTTACATAGATGTATTTCAAAAGGTGCTTATCGCTGAGCAAAGAGAAATTTTAAAAACTATCAGCCGAACCATTTCAAAATTGTTAGATGAAGAGATTCCTGAAGATGATACAGGAATAATTTCTTATGATTCTTATTGGGACTTTATAAAGGAAATGCCAGCTGCAAGAGCCAATCCTGACGTAAGACAGGTTATTGATGCAAGCAGTGTTCTGGAAAACATAATTAACAACTCTTTTCCTAAGAGAATTTACAAGAGTTATGCAATTAAAATAATAAAAGCTCTTAGTGTTTATAGACTTGCCACTGGTGACATACATGTACCGCTGGGATTGACTATTGAAAATATCAAAGATGATTTGTGTTTTTATATTCCTGATTTACCAGAGAAAGAGGAAGATTTTTTGATTACCACTATCGAGTCTATAATAAAAGAGATATTAAAGACTGTTGACAACAAGTTCATTTCATATAACAAAGAAAATAACCAATATTATTTAGATGTTGCCAAAGTAGGCATTGATTATATGGCAAAGATTGAGGAAAAGGCTGAGATAATAGACGACGATGTAGTGAACAGACATTTCTACAATATAATATTGAGGCTGCTTAATTGGGAAGAAAAGGCTGCAACCCCTTACGTTAAAGGACATAGAATCTGGGAGTATGACCTTATTTGGGAAGATAAAAACATAGAGAGGCACGGTTATTTATTTTTAGGAACACCGAATGAAAGACCGACTGCACAGCCACCGAGAGATTTTTATATCTACTTTACAAGACTTTATGAATTTAATGACTGGGAAGATAATAAAAGAGATGATGAGGTTTTCTTCAGTTTTGCCTTGAATGACGATACATTGATAACAAAGCTAAAAATGTATGCTGCAGCCCATGAACTATCTGAAGGTGTTGATACTTCAAGCAGAAATTCGTATCTAAAATGGGCAACCAAGTTTGAAAAAGAGATATTGGAAATTATAAATAACAACAAAAATACCTGTTTTAATGTCACCTATAAAGGTGAAACAAAATCAATGTTTGAAATATTGCAAGGGAGAGTTCACAGCAACAAGACAATTAAAGAGCTTGTTGATAAGGCGGCTTCTATTTGTCTTTCACAGCATTTTAGCAAACTCTACCCACAATATCCGAAGTTCAGTATAACAATTACAAGAAATAATTTAAGTGAACTTACAAAACAAGTCCTCAACTACATTGCTGGCAAAAAAACAGATACTGCTGCGAAAATCTTAGATGCTTTTGGCTTAATTGAAAATGAAAGAATTTCCACAAAGAAATCTATATATGCAAAGTATTTTGCGGATTTAGTTGCAAAGTTGCCACCAGGTAAAGTGATAAATAGAAATGAGATATTTGAAAAGTGGTATAGTGAGGAAGAGGTGGACAAAAACTTTAAATTTGAACCAAACTTTGTTGTTATGATTTTAGCTGCACTTATATACACTGGTGATATTGTTTTAATTGGCGAACAGGGTAAAGAGTACAATGCTGGTAATCTTGACGAGCTTGCATCTACCAATCTTGTGAATTTAATAAACTTTAAGTATATTACAAGACCAAAGGAGATTCCTATTAAAGTACTTGAAAGACTATTTGAGCTTTTAGACCTTCCACCAGGACAGATAAAGAATTCCTCGCAGATGGAGCAGGGTATTGCTAATATGCAAAGTAAATTAGAGAATTTAATTAAAAACACTATTCAGATTTCAGAAAGAGTGACCAATAACATCTTGATATGGGACAGAGAAGTTTTCACAGAGAGTGAAAAGAGAAAGTTCAGGGAAGATTTGAGTAATTTTAAGAATTTTTTAGATAGTCTAAAAAGATATAATACCATTGCGAGACTGAAAACATTTAATTTTTCAAAGGATGAGATAGAAGAGAAGTTTAAAGCATTGAAAGTGGTTGAAAAAGTGAAAAAAGCACTTGATTTTAAAGAGCAAGTTGATGATGTTGTAAACTATCTCAAGAATGCAGAGTTGGTTACTGACTCGAACGAAATTAAAAAAATGATTCAAGATTTGAAGGATGAATTGAACAATATATTACAAGATATTGATAAGTTGGATGATTTTACCATAAAAGACTTTAAAAACAAGTTGGAAACGGTTAAAAAAGCATATATACAAGCTTATTTTGAGAAGCATAAAAAACGTAGATTAGATATAAATGGCGATGAAAAAAAGAAGAAGATACTTTCAAGCAAAGAGTTTAGTAACTTGAGAAGATTAAAAAGTATAAAAGACATTTTCAGCATTCAAAAATTTGAAGAAATTGAGAAGAAATTAAGTTCAATAAAGACATGTTTTAGCTTAATAGAAGAGGATTTAAAAAAGCAACCAGTATGTCCGCATTGTGGGTTTAAACCTAATAACGAGGAAGGAATGTCTGCAAGCATGCTATTAGAAAAGGTTGAAGATGATATATATACTATGGTTAATGAGACAAAGGACAAAATTTTAAAAGCTCTTGAAGACAAGGTTGTTAGTGAGAATATAAAGCTTTTGAAAGAACAAGAAAGAAAGGAAATAGAAAAATTCCTTGAGAAAAGAGAATTTGATGAGGATATTTCGCCTTATTTCATTACTGCAATTAACAATCTGATGGAAGGTTTTGACAAAATAGAATTTGATGTAAATCAGTTAAAAGATTATATTTCTAAAAAAGGTCCAATGACAGTTGACGAATTTAAAGATACCATGGAAAAATTTATAGAAACAATGATAAAGGGTAAGACAAAAGACAAAATACGAATTATCGTAAATTGA
- the brxF gene encoding BREX-3 system P-loop-containing protein BrxF → MLGWESILGELDKYYYKLALIISGNPNQTSKILKELSTTFGIRYINLNLELANYLVEIPFSERWRHVSKAIDEIILKNEEQTLIIDNTDILFEEHLKIDPIGVLKNASKYKKLIASLRARIENNYIIYATPQAKEYKKYKIDNVGCYVVNLEE, encoded by the coding sequence ATTCTTGGGTGGGAGTCGATACTTGGTGAACTTGATAAATATTATTACAAACTTGCTCTTATTATAAGTGGAAATCCAAACCAAACGAGTAAAATTTTGAAAGAATTATCGACGACATTTGGGATAAGATATATAAATCTTAATCTTGAGTTAGCAAATTATTTGGTTGAAATTCCATTTTCCGAAAGGTGGAGACATGTAAGCAAAGCAATTGACGAGATTATATTAAAAAATGAAGAGCAGACACTTATTATTGATAATACTGACATACTGTTTGAAGAGCATCTGAAAATTGATCCAATTGGAGTTTTAAAGAATGCAAGCAAGTATAAAAAACTAATTGCTTCTCTCAGAGCACGAATTGAAAATAATTATATCATCTACGCAACACCGCAGGCTAAGGAATATAAAAAGTATAAGATAGATAATGTTGGGTGTTATGTAGTAAATCTTGAGGAGTGA
- the aroF gene encoding 3-deoxy-7-phosphoheptulonate synthase — protein sequence MIIVMKKDCSQTEIEEVVKLITSLGLRPHISQGIERTVIGVIGDERILSDVPVELLPGVDRIIPILESYKLASRTFKSEPTVIKIKDVEIGGDTLTLIGGPCAIESYEQMFEVAEKIKKSGAKILRGGAYKPRTSPYSFQGLEEEGLKILKEAATKYDLLVITEVISENAVDKAYDYVDIFQIGARNMQNFNLLKYVGRQDKPVLLKRGLAATIEEWLNAAEYILSEGNPNVILCERGIRTFETATRNTLDISAIPVVKEKSHLPIIVDPSHAAGKAKYVPALSKAAIAAGADGLMIEVHPNPKQALSDGPQSITPEEFDKLVKEISQIAKSIGKSV from the coding sequence ATGATTATTGTTATGAAAAAAGATTGCAGTCAAACAGAAATTGAAGAGGTTGTAAAACTAATCACCTCGCTTGGGCTTCGCCCACACATCTCTCAAGGTATTGAAAGGACAGTAATTGGTGTTATTGGTGATGAAAGAATACTTTCAGATGTGCCAGTTGAACTTCTTCCTGGAGTTGATAGAATAATTCCAATCTTAGAGAGCTACAAGCTCGCAAGCAGGACATTCAAAAGCGAGCCAACCGTTATAAAAATCAAAGATGTTGAGATTGGTGGAGATACACTTACACTTATTGGTGGTCCTTGTGCAATTGAAAGCTATGAACAGATGTTTGAAGTTGCTGAAAAAATCAAAAAAAGTGGAGCAAAGATACTAAGAGGTGGAGCTTACAAGCCCAGAACATCTCCATATTCGTTCCAGGGTCTTGAAGAAGAAGGTTTGAAAATATTAAAGGAGGCAGCAACAAAGTATGACCTTTTAGTTATAACAGAAGTTATAAGTGAAAATGCTGTTGACAAAGCATACGATTATGTAGACATCTTTCAGATTGGTGCAAGAAATATGCAAAATTTCAATTTACTAAAATATGTAGGAAGACAAGATAAGCCTGTTCTCTTAAAGCGTGGTCTTGCTGCAACAATTGAAGAGTGGCTAAATGCTGCTGAGTATATCTTGAGCGAAGGAAATCCTAATGTAATTCTTTGCGAAAGAGGAATTAGAACCTTTGAGACAGCTACAAGAAATACGCTTGACATATCTGCAATACCAGTTGTGAAGGAAAAGAGCCACTTGCCAATTATTGTAGACCCGAGCCATGCAGCCGGAAAAGCAAAGTATGTTCCAGCACTTTCAAAAGCGGCAATTGCAGCAGGCGCTGATGGGCTTATGATTGAGGTGCATCCAAATCCAAAGCAGGCTTTATCTGATGGTCCACAGTCGATTACACCTGAGGAATTTGACAAGCTTGTAAAAGAAATATCTCAAATTGCTAAATCAATTGGAAAGAGTGTATGA